From Balneola sp. MJW-20:
TTAGACTCGTTCTAAATAAATGATTCCTTAAATAATCCTACATCATGAGAGTAAAATCGTTCTTTTTGACAACTATATCGGCGTTCCTTTTCATTTCATGCGACGTCACCAATTCGGGCGATACAACAAGTATCCCAACTCCTTCTGTTTATGAATTTAGCAGAAATGGCAGCTCTACCGTCTCATTTACCGGACAAACTACCCGTATTGAAATGGGCGAAGAACTAATAGCAGCTCTGAAAGATTTTGACAACACCACTACAGAACTACTGTTTCAAATGTACCGGAATGAAAGCTCCGGTGGAGATGATGTCAACCCTTTCTCCTCAACAAAACTAAATTCTTCAGCAAAAAATATTAAAGGTAAAGTTGCAGCATCTGTGGACCTTTTCTCCGGTGAATCAGTGGCTAGCGCCGAGATCAAAAATGATTTCGAAGAATGGATGGAAAAGCAGGTGAATGAAGTTTTTCCGAATGAAAATACCCTGGCAGAGCCGGGTGTAGCGGGACAAATCGCTGAAGGAACCGTTACCCGCTATATCAATGCACAAGGTCTTGAATACGATCAGATGGTCAACAAAGGACTCATTGGAGCATTGATGACCGATCAGATCCTGAACAACTACCTGAGTCCGGCCAAACTGGACGAAGGCACCAATGTCCAGGAAAACGACCAAAAAGTACTGGTAGAGGGCCAAAATTATACCCTTATGGAGCATTATTGGGACGAAGCATATGGATATGTTTACGGAACCTCACAAGACCCTTCCAACCCGAACGCAACGATCGGCAGTGATGACAGCTTTCTGAATAAGTATCTTGGCCGACTTGAGGGAGATGAAGACTTCGCAGGCACCTCTCAGGAGATCTTTAATGCATTCGCTCTGGGGCGTGCTGCCATCGTTGCCGGTGATTACGATCTTAGAGACCGACAGGCAGATATTCTCCGACAGAAGATCTCAGAAGTGATCGGAATCCGTGCCGTGTTTTACTTGTTAACTGCACAGGATCTGCTTTCACAGCCATCTCCTGACCTTGGCGCTGCATTCCATGATCTTTCAGAAGCTTATGGTTTCATTTACAGCCTGCAGTTTACCCGCAGACCGGGAACTAATTCACCCTATGTGAGCAGGACCCAGGTTAATTCCTATTTATCTTTATTGACTGAAGGCAATGGACTTTGGGATGTTGACCCTGAAGCACTGGGCAATATGGCTCAGCAGATAGCGGATGAATTCGAGTTCACAACCGAACAGGCAGCAAACTAAATAAATACAGATCAGGTTCTTCTTTCTGAACGGAGTTCCTGTTTCAAATAACGATTTCTATGAGAAAACTTAGTTTCTTATTCATAACCATTTTATTTCTTGGTGTTTCTTGTGGTGACAATACTCCCAGTGGTCCATCACCGGATGATTTCGATAGGCAGGCCATCCTGATCAACTGGTCTGACAACATTATTATTCCGGCATTCAGAAACATGAGTACGGAGAGCGCGGGACTTAGGTCTGAAACTGAGTCTTTTGTTCAGTCTCCGACAGTACAAAACCTCACTTCACTGCGGGAAGCATGGGAAACCGCTTACCTGGCATTTCAGCATGTATCTATGTTTGAAATGGGTGTCGCCATGGATCTTCGTTATCGTGATAACCTGAACATTTATCCGACCAACCCCGATGAGATCGAAGAAAGCATCAACAGCGGCAGCTGGAATTTTGATCTTCCATCTTTGAATGACAGCCAGGGTTTTCCAGCACTGGATTATTTGATAAACGGCCTTGCTGCTACGGATGCTGAGATCGTGGAATTCTACACCACTAATCCCGCTGCCGAGCAATATCGCAGCTACTTGCTTGATCTAACCCTGCGTATTGAAACCCTGACAAATACGGTACTTGAGGACTGGACCTCAGGTTATAGGGATGAATTCGTAAATAATTCCGGTAATGGTGCTAATGCGTCACTCGACATGATGGTCAATGACTATATCTACTATTATGAACGTAACTTACGCGCCGGAAAGATCGGTATCCCCGCCGGAGTATTTTCTGGCAACCCATTGAGTACACACGTGGAGGCCTATTACTCCGATGGTTTCTCTAAGGCATTATTTATGGAGTCTCTTACCGCAGTAAGGAATTTCTTTAACGGTGATCATTTTGATTCACAAAACAGTGGTGAAAGTCTGAGTTCATACCTTCAGTATCTGCAGTCTATGAAGGAATCCGTTGATCTCTCCACTCTGATCGACGAACAATTTGTATCCGCAGAAAATGCTGCAGCAGCACTTTCTCCCGACTTCAGACAGCAGGTAGAAGACGACAATACTCTTATGCTTGCTACCTACGATCAGCTGCAGGCAAATGTGGTTCTCCTGAAAGTAGACATGCTGCAATCACTTAATATTAATGTAGATTATGTAGATGCAGATGGAGACTGATCATTGATTTGATTGAAAGTACTGTACATACTTATTTAAGTAAGAAACGGAATGCAGCTCCTCTGGCTGTGTTCCGTATTTTTTTTGGGCTGCTGATGTTCATCAGTATCCTTCGCTTCGCTATGAACGGCTGGATACACAAACTGTATATAGAGCCTTCTTTCTTTTTCTCATACCTGGGCTTTGAGTGGGTCCGGCCACTGGGCGATGCGACCTATCTTATATTCATAGTTTGTGGATTATCTGCTCTTACCGTTAGCGTTGGTTATCGGTACCGATGGTCTATCATTATCTTCTTTTTATCCTTCACTTATATAGAGCTGATGGATAAGACCACCTACCTGAACCACTATTATTTTGTAAGTATCCTGAGCTTTCTGATGATCTTTCTTCCTGCACAGGTTTATTTTTCGATGGATGCATACCGTGATAAGACGAAACGATTTGAACTGATCCCTGCCTGGACCATCGATTCTATTAAATTACTTCTAGGCATCGTTTATGTGTATGCGGGACTCGCTAAACTCAACTCCGACTGGCTAATAGAAGCTATGCCGCTACAGATATGGCTCCCTGCCAAATACAGCCTTCCATTGCTGGGCGACCTTTTTCAGCAGGTCTGGACGCATTATGCTTTCAGCTGGGCTGGTGCGATTTATGATCTGACCATTCCCTTTTTGCTTTTATACCGAAAAACCCGTCCGCTCGCATTTGTGCTTGTCGTCATTTTCCATGCACTCACTCGCATCCTCTTTCCCATTGGGATGTTTCCCTATATTATGATCGTAAGTGCACTCATCTTCTTTGATGCCGGTCTGCATCAAAGAATTCTTGATTATATCTCGCGCTTGTTCAATATCCAGTCACAGGACTTCAATAACCGTCGTTCCTTCGAATTTACCAACCGCTGGAAAAGAAAGACCATACATTTCACAGTTGGCACCTTTTTTCTCCTTCAGCTACTGATTCCCTTTCGGCATCTTCTTTATCCCGGTGAATTATTCTGGACTGAAGAAGGTTTTCGCTTTTCCTGGAGGGTAATGCTGATCGAAAAAGCAGGATATACTGATTTTAAAGTCGTGGATCCTGAAAGTGGTCGCCGATTTTATGTAGATAACACCCGGTTTCTTACCCGCTTTCAGGAAAAACAGATGTCGACTCAGCCTGATTTTATTCTGGAATATGCCCTCTTTCTGGAGGACTACTATCAGCAGCAAGGGATCACCGATCCTGAGATCTACGTCGATAGTTATGTAGCACTGAACGGCAGACCCAGTCAGCCTTTCATTGACCCCGAAGCAGACCTGACCCGATTTAAACCCTCTCTGAAACATAAAAACTGGATCCTTCCATTTAATGATGAGATCAAAGGCCTTTAAGAGAGCATTTTTGACATTACTTCTTATCGTCCCCCTGGCTGCCAGCGCACAGTACAGATTGGAGGGGACAATTCTGGACGAATCGACCGGGCAGCCTATTGTCAGCGCTGAGATCTATGATAATGAGGCCGGAAAGTCTTTCAGAACTAACAAACAGGGAAAGTTTGTCATTGAGAACCTCCCCGCAGATGATTACCTGCTGTATATTTATAAGCTGGGATACAGGATCATCACCCTGCCTTTGGAAGTACGTTCCGATACTTCAATAACCATCCAGATGGAAGCTTTATCAGAAACACTAACTGAAGTTGCGGTCATTGATCAGCGTGATGAATTTTACGGTCTCAAAAGGCTGCGTGAGGTGGAAGGAACTGCGATCTATGCTGGTAAAAAGACCGAGGTAATATCCCTCTCCAACAAGATCGCTAATATTGCCGCAAATAATCCTCGTCAAATCTATGCACAGGTGAGCGGGCTGAATATCTATGAATCCAATGACGCAGGCTTACAACTTAACATAGGAGGGCGTGGTCTGGATCCCAGCCGGTCGTCCAATTTCAATGTCCGCCAGAACGGCTACGATATCAGTGCTGATGTACTGGGTTACCCTGAAAGCTATTATACTCCTCCTGCAGAAGCACTCAGTGAAATACAGATCGTTCGGGGAGCCGCTTCCTTGCAATACGGAACCCAGTTTGGCGGGCTTGTAAATTTTAGAATGAAAAAACCGGTCAGAGATAAAACGGCAGAATTCAGAAGCCGTCAATCGACCGGTTCCAACAACTTGTTCACCTCATTTAACAGCCTGAGCGGGACGGTCGGCAAACTTGGTTATTACGGATATTACCATTACAAAACCGGAGATGGTTTCCGCCCCAATTCCGGTTTCGAGTCTGACAATATATACTTGTATACCGATCTTGAACTGGGGGAAAAGACCACGATCTATGCTGATTTCACCTATCTTGATTACCTGGCTCAGCAGCCCGGCGGTTTGACCGATGTTCAGTTTTACCGGAATCCGGATTTTAGTAACCGAAGCAGAAACTGGTTCCGGGTTGACTGGAAACTGGCATCTGCCGGGCTTGAGCACCGTTTCAATTATAAGAAACGGCTCACTTTCAAGATCTTCGGGCTTGATGCTTCCCGCGAAGCATTAGGTTTCAGGACAAACCGGGTATCGCAGACCGATGATCTATCTGCCCCCAGAGATCTGATCATTGGCACCTTCAGAAATTTCGGTTCGGAAGTACGTTACCTTCAGAGATATACACTGGGAAACCGAAATGCAGTTTTTCTGATCGGAGCAAAATATTACCAGTCCGAAAATACTTCTGTTCAGGGACCGGGAACCAATTCCTCCGATGCCGATTTTTTCCTGGCAACCGATCAGTATCCTGATTATCCGAACCAGTCAGACTTTATCTTCCCTAATCGAAATCTGGCTCTCTTCGGAGAGCATATTTTCTATCTGCAGGATAATTTATCTATAACACCCGGTTTTCGCTTTGAATACATCAGGACGGAAAGTAAGGGAAATTTTCAGCGGGTGAATTTTGACCTCGCGGGAAATCCTATTCAAAACGACACCTTTGATGACAACCGGGTTTTTGACCGGAACTTTTTATTGCTGGGTACTGGAATCAGTTACCTTCCATCACCGGAAGTTGAGATCTACGGAAATCTTTCATCCAATTACCGTTCGGTCACCTTTAATGACATTCGAATTGTTAATCCTACTTTTCAGGTTGATCCCGATATCCGCGATGAAAGCGGGTATACCGCAGATCTGGGTATCCGAGGAAGGATCGGAGAAACCCTTTCTTACGATATAAACGGTTTCGGACTCTGGTATAATGACCGGCTGGGTGAAGTTCTAAGACCGGAAACGCGCATAAATGCTGAGGGAGTGGTAGAAGAGACAGGAAGGATCGTCCGGTTCAGAGGAAATATTGGCACCGCCTTTATGTACGGTTTAGAGAGTCTGGCAGAGTGGAATATTCTTCAAAGTGTCGGTATCCGTAATAAAGACCTGAAACTCAGTACATTCGTTAATGTTGCGCTGACCCGTTCTGAGTACCTGAAATCTGAAATACCCGGAGTGGAAAGCAATGAAGTGGAGTTCACCCCTTTGGTGAATTTAAAATCCGGGGTGAACTTCGGCTACAGAAATTTACTACTGAGTCTTCAGTACACCTATGTATCCGTTCAGTTTACGGATGCTTCCAATGCTGAACAGAATATCAATGATAACCAGAGTGGTATACGCGGAGAGATCCCGGCCTATGATGTCATGGATCTGTCCTTATCCTGGAGCTACGGTATTTTCAGAATGGAAACAGGTATCAATAATGTATTAAATAAGAACTATTTCACACGGAGGGCAACCGGTTATCCGGGTCCCGGAATAATACCATCACAACCACGCACCTGGTATTTCACACTTCAAATGAACATTGGCAAATAAAACACATGCATTTAAATCATTTCAATGGTTGTTAAGAGATGATCTTAAGAGTATTTTTGAAACCTATTTAAAACCTTATTTATCTCCATGAAGAGCATTCTACCTATTGTAATTTCTGCACTGATATTTTCTGCCTGCGGACAGGAACCAGCTGAGAGCACCTATGATCCGGCAGCAGACAGCCTTAAATACGAACAAGAAGTGCACCTGCGTAATATTCGCCAACTTACTTTTGGGGGTGATAATGCAGAAGCCTACTGGAGTTATGATGACTCTAAACTGATCTTTCAGTCAAACAATCCTGAATGGGGTGTGGGCTGTGACCAGATCTTCTATATGGATGTGACCGCGCCGGCAGACTCTGGAGTCACTCCACCCATGATCAGTACCGGAAACGGCCGGACCACCTGTTCATACTTTTTACCGGGTGATGAGACTTTTGTCTATTCCTCCACGCATGAAGGCAGCCTTGAGTGTCCTGAAGAACCGACTCGCGGTGCAGGCGGTGCTTATGCATGGCCGGTATATGACACTTATGACATTTACAAAGCAGACCTCAACGGGCAGATCATTGATACCCTTACTAATACTCCCGGTTATGATGCCGAGCCTACCGTATCCCCTGATGGTTCCAAGATCGTATTTACGTCAACAAGAACCGGAGACCTCGAGCTGTTCATAATGGATACCGATGGTTCAAATGTTCGCCAGATCACCGATGAACTGGGCTATGATGGAGGAGCATTTTTCTCTCCGGACGGACAAAAACTGGTCTTCCGTGCTTCGCGCCCAGAGACCGAAGAAGAGATCGCAAAATATAAAGAACTGCTTTCTCAGGGGCTGGTAGAGCCAACCAATATGGAGTTATTCACTGTAAATATTGATGGCACCGAAATGAAACAGATCACAGATCTGGGTAATGCCAACTGGGCTCCTTACTTTCATCCCTCAGGTGAGAAGATCATCTTTTCTTCCAACCATATGTCACAAAGAGGATTCCCCTTCAATCTTTTCATGATCAATGCTGACGGTACAGGTCTGGAACAGGTCACTTTCGATGGGATGTTCGACTCCTTTCCTATGTTCAGCCGGGACGGCAAAAAGATCGTCTTTTCATCCAATCGTTTTAACGGTGGTACCCGAAGTACCAATATTTTCATCGCCGACTGGGTGGATTAGTGATCAGCTTACCGATTATAAGCTTCTTACCCTGTGGTAAGAAGCTTTTTTTATGCCTGCTTTCATTGTATAAAAACCATTTGGTGATGAGTTGAATAATAAATAATTTAGTCATGACTAAACTTTTATTTCAATGCATCTATTATTTACACTTATTATCAGCCTAATTACGGTTCAGCCACCTTTCTCCGACGGATTTTATATTAGCGGAAAAGTAACTGAACCGAACGGGGAAGCAGTACAAGGAGCGCTGGTTGGTGTTGCTGAACTCAATAAAGCAGCTTACACGGACTCCACCGGTTTTTTCATATTGAAAGATTTACCGGCAAAACAAATACGGCTCAGGATCTCAATGGTTGGCTATAAATCGGAAGAACTTCGAATTGACCTGAGCGATGGATCATTGAATGATATTGAAATTACGGTCACTCCCCTACTACATGAACTGGACCAGGTGGTTGTTACCGGCACACTCACCGAAACTACGATCGCTGACTCTCCCGTCAAAGTAAACCGGATCTCCGTTGATGTACTTAAAAAATCGACCTCTCAGAATATCATGGACGCCGCAAAATATATCAACGGCCTGTATACCCAGGTTGACTGTTCTGTTTGCG
This genomic window contains:
- a CDS encoding DUF4856 domain-containing protein, translated to MRVKSFFLTTISAFLFISCDVTNSGDTTSIPTPSVYEFSRNGSSTVSFTGQTTRIEMGEELIAALKDFDNTTTELLFQMYRNESSGGDDVNPFSSTKLNSSAKNIKGKVAASVDLFSGESVASAEIKNDFEEWMEKQVNEVFPNENTLAEPGVAGQIAEGTVTRYINAQGLEYDQMVNKGLIGALMTDQILNNYLSPAKLDEGTNVQENDQKVLVEGQNYTLMEHYWDEAYGYVYGTSQDPSNPNATIGSDDSFLNKYLGRLEGDEDFAGTSQEIFNAFALGRAAIVAGDYDLRDRQADILRQKISEVIGIRAVFYLLTAQDLLSQPSPDLGAAFHDLSEAYGFIYSLQFTRRPGTNSPYVSRTQVNSYLSLLTEGNGLWDVDPEALGNMAQQIADEFEFTTEQAAN
- a CDS encoding imelysin family protein, which encodes MRKLSFLFITILFLGVSCGDNTPSGPSPDDFDRQAILINWSDNIIIPAFRNMSTESAGLRSETESFVQSPTVQNLTSLREAWETAYLAFQHVSMFEMGVAMDLRYRDNLNIYPTNPDEIEESINSGSWNFDLPSLNDSQGFPALDYLINGLAATDAEIVEFYTTNPAAEQYRSYLLDLTLRIETLTNTVLEDWTSGYRDEFVNNSGNGANASLDMMVNDYIYYYERNLRAGKIGIPAGVFSGNPLSTHVEAYYSDGFSKALFMESLTAVRNFFNGDHFDSQNSGESLSSYLQYLQSMKESVDLSTLIDEQFVSAENAAAALSPDFRQQVEDDNTLMLATYDQLQANVVLLKVDMLQSLNINVDYVDADGD
- a CDS encoding HTTM domain-containing protein, producing the protein MESTVHTYLSKKRNAAPLAVFRIFFGLLMFISILRFAMNGWIHKLYIEPSFFFSYLGFEWVRPLGDATYLIFIVCGLSALTVSVGYRYRWSIIIFFLSFTYIELMDKTTYLNHYYFVSILSFLMIFLPAQVYFSMDAYRDKTKRFELIPAWTIDSIKLLLGIVYVYAGLAKLNSDWLIEAMPLQIWLPAKYSLPLLGDLFQQVWTHYAFSWAGAIYDLTIPFLLLYRKTRPLAFVLVVIFHALTRILFPIGMFPYIMIVSALIFFDAGLHQRILDYISRLFNIQSQDFNNRRSFEFTNRWKRKTIHFTVGTFFLLQLLIPFRHLLYPGELFWTEEGFRFSWRVMLIEKAGYTDFKVVDPESGRRFYVDNTRFLTRFQEKQMSTQPDFILEYALFLEDYYQQQGITDPEIYVDSYVALNGRPSQPFIDPEADLTRFKPSLKHKNWILPFNDEIKGL
- a CDS encoding TonB-dependent receptor domain-containing protein, with product MMRSKAFKRAFLTLLLIVPLAASAQYRLEGTILDESTGQPIVSAEIYDNEAGKSFRTNKQGKFVIENLPADDYLLYIYKLGYRIITLPLEVRSDTSITIQMEALSETLTEVAVIDQRDEFYGLKRLREVEGTAIYAGKKTEVISLSNKIANIAANNPRQIYAQVSGLNIYESNDAGLQLNIGGRGLDPSRSSNFNVRQNGYDISADVLGYPESYYTPPAEALSEIQIVRGAASLQYGTQFGGLVNFRMKKPVRDKTAEFRSRQSTGSNNLFTSFNSLSGTVGKLGYYGYYHYKTGDGFRPNSGFESDNIYLYTDLELGEKTTIYADFTYLDYLAQQPGGLTDVQFYRNPDFSNRSRNWFRVDWKLASAGLEHRFNYKKRLTFKIFGLDASREALGFRTNRVSQTDDLSAPRDLIIGTFRNFGSEVRYLQRYTLGNRNAVFLIGAKYYQSENTSVQGPGTNSSDADFFLATDQYPDYPNQSDFIFPNRNLALFGEHIFYLQDNLSITPGFRFEYIRTESKGNFQRVNFDLAGNPIQNDTFDDNRVFDRNFLLLGTGISYLPSPEVEIYGNLSSNYRSVTFNDIRIVNPTFQVDPDIRDESGYTADLGIRGRIGETLSYDINGFGLWYNDRLGEVLRPETRINAEGVVEETGRIVRFRGNIGTAFMYGLESLAEWNILQSVGIRNKDLKLSTFVNVALTRSEYLKSEIPGVESNEVEFTPLVNLKSGVNFGYRNLLLSLQYTYVSVQFTDASNAEQNINDNQSGIRGEIPAYDVMDLSLSWSYGIFRMETGINNVLNKNYFTRRATGYPGPGIIPSQPRTWYFTLQMNIGK
- a CDS encoding TolB family protein; its protein translation is MKSILPIVISALIFSACGQEPAESTYDPAADSLKYEQEVHLRNIRQLTFGGDNAEAYWSYDDSKLIFQSNNPEWGVGCDQIFYMDVTAPADSGVTPPMISTGNGRTTCSYFLPGDETFVYSSTHEGSLECPEEPTRGAGGAYAWPVYDTYDIYKADLNGQIIDTLTNTPGYDAEPTVSPDGSKIVFTSTRTGDLELFIMDTDGSNVRQITDELGYDGGAFFSPDGQKLVFRASRPETEEEIAKYKELLSQGLVEPTNMELFTVNIDGTEMKQITDLGNANWAPYFHPSGEKIIFSSNHMSQRGFPFNLFMINADGTGLEQVTFDGMFDSFPMFSRDGKKIVFSSNRFNGGTRSTNIFIADWVD